One part of the Quercus lobata isolate SW786 chromosome 7, ValleyOak3.0 Primary Assembly, whole genome shotgun sequence genome encodes these proteins:
- the LOC115952043 gene encoding uncharacterized protein LOC115952043 → MYPDLYKGLKLKLEDLTAYDSPLVSFEGKTVTPKGMIRLPIQTGSDVVEVDFIVVDAYSPYTAIVARPWLHALRAVSSTLHQKVKYLSEGRVKEVIENQAMARQCMVSAISRRPSTEPSTSAENGL, encoded by the coding sequence ATGTATCCCGacttgtacaaggggctgaagCTGAAACTAGAGGACCTGACAGCATACGACTCCCCTTTAGTGAGTTTCGAGGGAAAAACCGTCACTCCGAAAGGCATGATTAGGCTGCCTATACAAACAGGCTCGGATgtagtggaggtggacttcatagtGGTAGACGCATACTCCCCCTACACCGCCATCGTAGCCAGACCGTGGCTTCACGCCCTAAGGGCTGTGTCATCAACCTTacaccaaaaggtgaagtatCTGTCGGAGGGTCGAGTGAAAGAAGTAATAGAGAACCAGGCCATGGCCCGGCAATGTATGGTGTCAGCCATCTCGCGACGACCGAGTACTGAGCCCTCCACCTCAGCCGAGAatggcttatag
- the LOC115952044 gene encoding uncharacterized protein LOC115952044, whose product MPFDLKNAGSTYQRIMTRMFELQMGKSIEVYIDDMVVKSKLVPNHVKDLDDVFGILRKYRLRLNASKCSFGVGSGKYLGYMVTHRGIEVSPDQIRAIHSLQPPRNPKEVQKLTGMPATLNRFISHSADRYRPFFLLLNKWKDFKWTEECALAFQQLKEYPTRPSIMSSPETDEVLFAYIAVTPHAVSLLLIREDNDTQQPVYYVIKSLHEAEIRYLPFEKAVLAIVQATRKLPHYFQAHTVVVLTQLPLRSILRSANYTGRIAKCGTILGAFDIRYMPRTAVKGQVLADLVAEFAEPTLEGGGGPLNPDGKLIGTVSQQEPTCWKVHVDGAANQRGSGVGLILVSPEGITIKKSLRLDFSATNNEAEYGALLEGMSMIQKLDGKSINMFSNSRLVVGQVNGELEARDERMQEYLVQVKRLRAHFDHFNLVHVSRSENTHADSLATLATSSAQPLPRVILVEDLYSPTMARTDLVRWGLDILGPFPKAVGNKRFLLVDTDYFTKWVEAEPLANIKDVDAKKFVWKNIVTRFGIPHTLISNNGFQCDSKAFRRYCSELGIANRYSTPAYPQGNGQAEAINKTIVNGLKKMLDDAKGRWVEELSHVLWTYRTTPCRSTGETPFSMTYGAEAVIPLETNFLTLKTSSFCANANNGLLEKSLDFIEEIRESAMI is encoded by the exons atgcccttTGACTTGAAGAATGCCGGGTCGACCTACCAGAGGATaatgaccaggatgtttgaactACAGATGGGTAAGAGCATCGAAgtctatatagacgacatggtggtgaagagcaaGTTAGTGCCCAATCACGTCAAAGACCTCGACGATGTCTTTGGAATTCTGAGAAAGTACAGGCTGCGCCTGAACGCgtccaagtgttcattcggAGTGGGGTCAGGAAAATATTTAggttacatggtgacccatagaggcATTGAAGTCAGCCCCGACCAAATTAGAGCTATCCATAGcttgcagcctcctcggaaccCTAAAGAGGTCCAAAAACTCACTGGCATGCCTGCCACCTTAAACCGTTTCATCTCCCACTCGGCAGACAGGTACAGGCCTTTCTTCCTCttattaaacaagtggaaagacTTCAAGTGGACTGAAGAGTGCGCCTTAGccttccagcagcttaaggaatacCCGACTCGGCCATCAATCATGTCTAGTCCTGAAACCGACGAGGTACTATTCGCCTATATTGCGGTAACCCCTCACGCAGTGAGTTTACTGCTGATCCGAGAAGACAACGACACACAACAGCCCGTCTACTACGTAATCAAATCGTTGCACGAGGCAGAGATCCGTTACCTCCCCTTCGAAAAGGCCGTCCTGGCAATCGTGCAAGCCACGCGaaagctcccccactatttccaGGCACATACCGTTGTTGTACTAACCCAACTTCCGCTCAGATCAATACTCCGGAGTGCCAACTACACGGGTAGAATAGCAAAGTGTGGGACGATTCTGGGCGCCTTCGACATTaggtacatgcctcgcaccgctGTGAAGGGTCAGGTTCTTGCAGATCTGGTAGCTGAGTTTGCAGAACCCACACTAGAAGGAGGAGGAGGGCCACTAAATCCAGACGGGAAATTGATCGGTACAGTCTCTCAGCAAGAACCCACTTGTTGGAAAGTACACGTTGACGGCGCGGCcaaccaaaggggctcagggGTGGGGCTCATCCTAGTTTCCCCTGAGGGGATTACCATCAAAAAATCGTTAAGGCTGGACTTCTCCgccacgaataacgaagcaGAGTATGGGGCATTATTGGAAGGAATGTCAATGATCCAGAAACTGGATGGGAAATCCATAAACATGTTCTCAAACTCAAGACTTGTCGTGGGACAAGTAAATGGGGAATTGGAGGCgagggatgaaagaatgcaagagtacctaGTCCAAGTCAAGCGCTTGCGGGCGCATTTCGATCACTTCAATCTAGTGCACGTGTCTAGGAGCGAGAACACCCACGCTGACTCTCTTGCAACGCTCGCCACCTCTTCGGCTCAACCACTTCCTCGGGTCATACTCGTAGAAGATCTATACAGCCCAACGATGGCGAGAACCGACTTAGTACGG TGGGGCCTGGACATCCTAGGACCATTTCCTAAAGCAGTGGGGAACAAAAGGTTTCTTCTTGTCGACAcagattatttcacaaaatgggtcgaagctgagccACTGGCAAACATTAAAGACGTTGATGCcaagaaatttgtttggaaaaatatcgtCACCAGGTTCGGAATCCCTCACACCCTAATCTCGAACAACGGTTTCCAATGTGATAGTAAAGCTTTCAGAAGATATTGTAGCGAGTTGGGAATTGCCAATAGGTACTCCACACCGGCTTACCCACAGGggaatgggcaggctgaagccaTCAATAAAACCATAGTAAATGGGTTGAAAAAGATGTTAGATGACGCGAAAGGAAGGTGGGTAGAAGAACTGTCCCATGTCTTGTGGACGTACCGCACCACGCCATGCAGGTCCACAGGGgaaacccccttttcgatgacctATGGAGCTGAGGCTGTTATTCCTCTAGAGACAAATTTCCTAACACTGAAGACCAGCTCATTCTGCGCCAATGCTAACAACGGACTGCTGGAAAAAAGCTTAGACTTTATCGAGGAAATAAGGGAGAGTGCAATGATCTAA